CGTTACCGGCTAATGCTCCAGCGGCCACGTTGCAAGATACACCCGCTAGCGCTACTCCGCGTGATGGGCAGGTAGCCCAAACCGACGAAAAAGCCGTTGCAGAAGCACTACGGTCAACGACACAAGCAACCGCACAACCAGCGTCTTCCACAACAAACAGTGGAACGCCACAAGGCCTTGCACCGGCGCCCAGCACTAGCTCTATGCCAGTAACACCTCCGTTACCGGCTAATGCTCCAGCGGCCACATTGCAAGACACCCCCGCTAGCGTTGCTCAACGTGATGGGCAGGTAGCACAAACCGGCGAAAGAGCAGCGGCTGAAGCACCACGGGCGACGACGGCAACGACACCTACGCCAAGCAGCGCTTCTGCGTCAGTAATGCCGCCGCTGCCTGTCAATAGTTCAGCCACCGCACTGCCCACTAACACGGCTGAACTGGCTCAATCTGCAGCTGGCTCCTCGCTAACCAGTGCTCTGGCAGCTACAGCACAAGCAGTTGGCGTCACTGGCGCCTCGCGCCCAACCCCGTCAAGCGTTAACGCATTGCCGACGGAAGCAGCCACCAAACCAGCTAATGTCTCGGCACTCCCGGCATCGCTAGAAACCATCCCAGCCCAGCCGTTTACGACCATGCAGCCAGGTATGCATGCGCTGTCTCCGCTCAATACTGCACTAGCGTCAACGCCGACTATGAACGCTGACGCGATGATGGCTGGCTTACTTGCCGAAGCAGAGACGGCGAGCGCAACCAGCAGTGCGAGCAAAGGCAGTGAGCAAGTGTTGCCTGCATCGCTGACCTCTCAAAACCAAGCAATGCCCAACAGCCCAGCGACAGCGACCTTAAACACACCGCTCACCAGTCCCGCTTGGCCTTCCCAGTTAGGGCAACAGTTAATTCAGTTTGCTCAGCGAGGCGGAGAGCATCAGGTTAAAATGCAGTTGCACCCTGCCGAGCTAGGGCCATTATCGATCACTCTTAAGGTGACCGAACAGGGCACACAAGCACACTTTTTATCGTCACACGCCCCAGTTCGTCAGGCCATCGAGCAAGCCATTCCTCAACTGCGTGAAGCACTTGCTGAACAGGGCATCTCATTAGGCGAAACCTCCGTAGGCGAGCAGCAGAACCCCAACGAACAGGCCTTTGCCCAGCAAACGCCAGGAAAAGCAGCCGGCAGCCGAGGCGGTGAGCTAGGTAACGATGATAGTGTCCCTTCGCCTATCGAGGCGGATGACCACGGTAGCCAAGATGGTCGTGTAGATCTCTATGCTTAATTCCAAGATTAGCGTTGAGTATGACAACACTGATGCTCACGACATCACGTAACTAAACCAAAAGATAGGCTCATCCAATGAGCTTGTTCATTTCATCACCTGTAACAGCGTTAGGCATAATGCTTGGCTAGTGTTACGGGTGAAATTTATGGGAACAGCAAATGGCAGAAGCAAGCGGCGGATCTAAAAAACTGCTTTGGATAATGATTGTGTTGGTACTGCTTTCGTCAGCGGGTGCAGCGGCAGCTATTTATTTAGTGCTGGATCAGCGCGGCGGAAATGCTGAAAACGGTGAAACACAGCAGAAAGTTGAGCATGTTCCACCTGTTTTCACACGTATTGACCCGTTTACTGTCAATTTGGCAGATGACCGTTATGGCTCCCGTTTGCTTTATACCGGCATTACGCTTCGGGTTGGCAACGAGCAAAGTAAGGCGATTATTGAAGAACACATGCCCCAGGTGCGTAGCCGCTTGCTTATTTTATTATCAGGCAAACAGGCCAATGAATTAACGTCCACTGAGGGTAAAGAAGAGCTGGCCCAAGCAATCATTAGCCGCTTGAACGTTCCTCTTACCGAAAACCAGCCTCCCCTAGACTTACGGGAAGTGCTGTTTACCGAATTCATTGTGCAATAACCCCGGGAACTGGAGCCGTTCATGTCGCAGGACGATCTACTGTCCCAGGAAGAAATTGATGCCTTACTAAAGGGCGTCAGTGGAGATGATGAGCCTGCTGCTCCGTCATCGTCCACACAAGAGGAAGTGCGCGTTCGCCCCTACGATCCCTCGACACAACATCGAGTGATTCGTGAGCGCTTACACGCGTTAGACTTTATTAATGAGCGTTTTGCACGCTACTTCCGCAATGGTCTATTCAACTTGATACGGCGTAGTGCCGATATCACCGTTGAATCGGTGCGTTACCAGAGCTTTAGCGACTTTTCGCGCAATGTTCCGGTACCCACTAACTTGAATCTAGTGTCAATGAAGCCGCTGCGCGGGTCGGCACTCGTGGTCTTTCCACCTAATCTGGTATTTATGGTGGTGGATAACTTGTTTGGTGGCGACGGTCGTTTTGTGACGAAATCGGATGGCCGTGAATTCACTAATACTGAGCAGCGTATTATCCAACGCCTGCTCAATTTGGCTATTGATGCCTACCAAGAGGCGTGGAAGGTTGTTTATCCGTTAGAGGTGTTTTTTCTACGCTCCGAAGTGCAATCCAAGTTTGCCAACATCACCAACTCGCCCAACGAGATTGTGGTGAACACCAAGTTCAATATCGAAGTGGGCAACCTGTCGAGCAACTTCCAGATTTGCATGCCCTACGCCATGATCGAACCGCTTAGGGATTTGCTCGCCAATCCGATTAATGACAGCAACCATGACCACGACGGTACATGGTCACGGCGCATGGCGAACGAGCTTCGCCAATCAGAAGTTGAGCTAGTTGCTGAATTTGCCCAAATACCCAGCCGCATCGCCCACGTAATGGGGCTTAAAAAGGGCGATGTATTGCCCATGGATATTCCCAACACGATCACCGCTCGTGTCGACGGTGTCCCGGTGATGGAGTGCGAGTACGGGAGCCAACAGCAGCAACGCGCACTACGCGTACTGCGTATGATCGACCATGCCGCTATGAATAACCTATCGTCCAAGGACTTTATTAAAGGTTCAACGCGACAGAAAGCCAAGGAACCCAAAGCATGACTGATCCAAATAAACCCGATCAAAAAGTCTCTGATGATGATTGGGCGGACGCCATGTCTGAGCAAGAAGAACCCAGTTCAAGTGCCGATGCCGCAGGCGAGGAAGACCCATGGGCAGCGGCCATGGCCGAGCAAGAGGCCGCTGAAGAAGCAGATACTTCCAGCAGTGAGCCGGAACCAGAAGCGCCTGTTGCTAAACCGGCGAGTGATGAAGTATTTCGCCCTTTAAGTGCTGAAAGCGGCCATGCCGAGTCTCGCGACTTGGAAATGATCATGGACATCCCGGTCAAGCTAACGGTGGAGCTAGGCCGTACGAAGCTGACCATCAAGCAACTACTTGAGCTTGCCCAGGGGTCGGTGATTGAGTTGGAAGGTCTCGCTGGCGAGCCCATGGACATTTTGATCAATGGCTATTTAATCGCCCAGGGGGAAGTGGTCGTGGTGGATGATAAATACGGCATTCGAATCACAGAGATTATTACCCCCTCTGAGCGTATTCATAAACTGAACCGATGAGCGTCGCTTCCTCTCCTTCATCAAGCACGTCACTTGATGCCATAAGCGGCAGCGGTGATGCCTTAATAGGCATGGCAGCACTAGGCAAAACAGCAGCAGCACTAGCACTGGTCATTGCCATTATTCTGCTATGCACAGCGGTACTGAAACGCTGGCAAACCGCACGCCATCAACACGGTGCCCACTTAAAAATTGTGGGCAACACCGCGGTAGGCAATCGCGAGCGTATTGTCGTGGTTGAGATAGAGGACACCTGGCTGGTCGTCGGCGTTAGCAATGGGCGGATAACGAAACTACATGAGCGTCCAGCGCCGACGGATCGCCCCACTTCGTCGCCCCCCGAGGCTCCTTCGCGTTTTCCTCAGCGTTTAGCCCAGGCAATTGCCACCAGCCGGGGCAAGCACGATCACCAGCCCCCTACCGCCTCTGATTCAAACCACACACCATGAGATTCGAGATGCACTTCGCTTGGCCTTATGGGCGGCGTTGGTGGCTGATCCTTGCCGCTATCGCCTGCTGCTTATTTATTCTACCTGCTCACGCACAGCAGCTTCCTGGGCTGGTTTCTCAGCCTTTAGACAATGGTGGTCAGCAGTGGTCGCTGTCGTTACAAACGCTGCTATTTTTAAGCTCTCTGGCTTTTCTGCCAGCAATGCTACTAATGATGACCAGCTTTACGCGCATCATTATTGTACTTAGCTTGCTCAGGACAGCCATGGGTACACAGGCAACACCGCCGAACCAGGTTTTATTAGGTATCGCGCTATTCTTGACGTTTTTTATTATGTCGCCTGTCTTAAACCAAGTGTACGACACCGCTTGGATGCCGCTCACTAATGAAGCGATCAATTTTGAAGAGTTCTTACTGCGGGCTCAGCAACCGTTTCGTGAATTCATGCTCGCCCAAACCCGCGAGCCTGATTTAGCGCTGTTCGTTCGCCTAGCGGATGTAGGCCCGATGCAAGGCCCAGAAGAGCTGCCTATGCGAGTCTTACTGCCTGCTTTTGTCACCAGTGAGCTTAAAACCGCGTTTCAGATTGGTTTTACTATTTTTATTCCCTTTCTGATTATCGACTTAGTGGTTGCTAGTACGCTGATGGCGCTAGGCATGATGATGGTGCCACCGATTACGATTTCACTGCCCTTTAAGCTCATGCTGTTTGTATTGGTCGATGGCTGGCAGTTGATTATTGGCTCGCTAGCAGAAAGCTTTTACATGATTTGAGCGTCGCGTTCAGCGACCAGGAGTATCCATGACCCCGGAAATGGTGATGAGCATTGCTTACCAAGGCATGCGGGTAACGCTTTTTCTTGCAGGCCCTATGCTGCTGGCCGCCCTTTTCACTGGCCTTATCATTAGCTTGTTCCAGGCAGCGACTCAAATAAATGAAATGACGCTGACTTTCATTCCCAAAATATTAGCCGTATTTGCCGTCCTGGTACTTGCCGGACCTTGGCTAATTGGTTTGATCACCGACTTCACGCATCGTCTCTTCACCAATATCCCCAGCATGGTGATGTAACGCCATGGTGGAGGTGACGTTTGCCCAGCTACAGGCGTGGTTAGTGGCCTTCCTTTGGCCATTTACACGCATTACTGCCTTTATGGCGGCCTCGCCTCTATGGGGCCATTCCAGCGTTCCGAATCAGGCTAAGGTGGGACTGGCGGCTATCATTGCTATTGTGATTGCCCCTATATTGCCTGCCATGCCTAACGTACCCATCATGTCATGGGCTAGCCTGGGCATCATGATTGAGCAGCTATTGATAGGTATTGCGATTGGCTTGGTCATGCATATTATTTTCGCCGTGGTACAGGCGGCCGGGGAGTTTATCGGTTTGCAGATGGGCTTGGCGTTTGCCAGTTTTTTCGATACGTCGAGCGGCACCAATATCATGGTGCTATCACGTATTCTTTATATGATTACGCTATTGATGTTTCTTGCTTTGAACGGCCACCTGATGGTGTTAGAAACGTTAATAATGAGCTTTGAAACGTTACCCATTGGCATTGGTGCCTTAAACCCGAATGCGTTTGAGCTACTGGCGCGCTATGCGGGAACTATTTTTGCTTCCGGAATGCTGCTTGCGCTGCCGCTAGTTGGCTCACTGTTGATCATTAACTTAGCACTCGGCATTCTTAACCGTTCTGCGCCGCAGCTGACGGTATTCAATATCGGCTTCCCCGCCTCGCTAACCGTAGGGCTTACCCTGTTAATGGTATTAATGACCGACATTGGCCGCTTTTTACAGCAGCTCTTTAGCCAGGGGCTGGCCTTTATGCAGAGCTTGATCGAAACCATGGCACCGCTAGGCTAGTGTTCAAAGTACTAATTTTTTAAATGCTGTTTTTTTAAATTCTGGGCTTTTTAAAAAAAAGAGCTGTGAAACGCATCTGCAAAAAGGCCCCAACCCTAAGCTTACCGCTTTAGGTTGGGGCCTTTTTTGACGAAGCGTCATGTTTTACTCGAAGCTGGCCGTGTTTACATATAGTCGAACAGCGACATGCCTCTAATATCAACGAATGCCTTCTGAGCTGCCTGAAGGCCTACTTGCCGCAGACTATATTCAGAAATCGCTTCGGCGTAATCCAAATCGACCAAGTCAGATAGGGTTTGCTCATAGTTAAGCTTTCGGTTGCTGCCAACCGCATCAATCACATCCAGCTCATTCAGTCGAGCGCCCGCCGAAGCACGAACGGTCAGCACGTTATCGAGCGCATTATCAAGATCACGCATCGACGTATTAAGCGTATTACGCAACGCCGCTTTTTCTGCAGTACTTTGGGCAGGCATTTCTAATACGCGAATTGCCGCTTCCATGGTGCGAAACAGATCAGCACCACGCTGCTCGCTGCCTGCCTGGGCAATTAATATCTCATCATCAGGCTCGGCGCTGCCAGTGAGTGTGACATTAATCCCACCAAAACTAAGCTGCTGGCCTTCGCCGACATATTCGCCACTGGCCACTAAATCAGCAGCGTCTTCCTGCCACGCGCCTTCACTAAAACGCTGCACTTGATAGCTGATGCCGCTATCTAGCGTTGCATCTTCATTGAATACGACACGGTAGCTGTCGCCATAGCCTGGGTCGTTAACATCCGTAAGCTGAGGGCCGCTGAAGGTAACGTTCCCCTGGTTCTCTGTGTTGGCTTCAGCAATATAGCCCGCACCGCTGGGAACCCCCTGAAAAACCGTGGCGCCATTTTCAGCAACAGGCATTAAACGGGAAGCATCGACACGCTGCTGACGCGAACTGTTATCGCCGTTATATTCCACATTGCCGTCTGCCGATTTAACAAACGGCGGGGCGTTATCTTTATAGCCACCGAACAAGTAGCGGCCATTGCCATCGGTGGCATTCGCCTGCCCCAGCATCGTTTCATAGACGCCTTTTAGCTCACTGGCAATGGACTCACGGTCAACATCACTCAGCGTGTCGCTAGAGGCTTGGATCAGTAGCGTTTTAGAACTGATGACCGCATCACTGACACTGTTAAGAATACTCTCAGTTTGCGACAGCGAATTTCGTGCCGAGACCCGCGAATCCGAAAACTGCTGGTTCATCGCTTTGGATTGATCAACGCCGACAGCACGTGAGGCTGCCTGCGGATCATCGGAAGGATTAACCACGCGACGGCCACTGGCAATTTGCTGACTAACTTTCAAGAAATCGCTTTGCTGACGGTTAATAGAAGCCGTGCTCTGCTCAAACATGGTGACCGTACTAATACGCATCGCCTAAGCTCCTTATTAGTTCCGTAGATTCAAGATGGTGTCCATAATGGCACCCGCGGTATCAATCACACGCGCATTCGCTTGGTAATACTGCTGATAGCGAATCAGGTTAGCCGCTTCTTCATCAAGATTGACGCCCGACTCAGATTGCTGCACCGCTTTCAGTTGATCGGTTAATCCTTGGCGAGCATCTAAATTCACCTGGGTAATATTGGTACGGTTACCCACATCGCTGACAATCACGCCATACGCGCCGCTCAACGATGCGCTACCACCCACGATAGCTTTTTGCTGTAAGTCCTGTAACGCCAAGGCATTGCGGTTGTCGCCAGCACCAGTCGCAACCCAGTCGGCTGGGTCATCTTCAGGATTTACCGGCTTTCCGGCGGCGATACGATCTAGCTCATTGATGGTGACATCCATATCGCTTGCGCCACGTCGTACAGGCTGCACTTCAAAACGGTCGCCATCATCAGGCGTACCGCTAATCGTGAGTGCTACGCCACCAAACGTCAGCGCACCTGTTCCTGCATCCCAGTCAACATCGTCTACTGTCGCTCCGTTATCGTTACGCGTAACGGTTGGAGCACCTCCTTCAAAGCGAACGGTGTAATCCGTCGCACGAAGCTGATCAATCGTGTCGATATCGAACCCGGCAGACTCAATAGTGGCCGTGCCATTGTTGTTCTCATGACTAAACGTTTGGGGAGCGCGCACGGCAAAAAAATCGCCACCTTGCTCACCATCCAGGTCGACACCCTGCTTATGCTGTTCGTTAAACGCCACAGAAAGCGAAACCGCCAGTTGGCCAATTTGGTTTTGAGTTTTATCCAGCGTTTCTGAACGGAATGTCATCAAACCGCCCAACGCGCCACCTTTAATCGCTGACTCTCCCAGCTGGGTCAAGCCACCTTCGCCATCACGATAGGCCACCACCGTACGCTGTGGATCAGCTTGTGACTGTATAGCTTCAAGCTTAAACGCGCTGGTACCCGTCACTAACGGCTGGCCGTTCGGCAAACTGAGGTTATAGCTTTTCCCATCCTGGATATTTAAGCGTATATCCATGCGTTCATTGAGTTCAGAAATCAAATGATCGCGCTGGTTCAACAGACTATTGGGCGCTTCTCCACTACGCGCACGGGCCAGCGCAATTTCGCGGTTCAGGCCGGCAATTTGTTCGGTCGTGTTATTTATCTGAATAACTTCATCTTTGATCTGGCTATTAATGTTGCTCTGCATATCTTGCAGATAACCATCAAAGGAGCGAAATTGGGCGCTAAGAGTATCGGCCGAACCAACCACGCCTTGACGGGCGGCAGAATCCGCTGGCGAACTGGCCAAATCTTCCAAAGAGGAGAAAAACGACTGCATTAACGGCGATAAGCCCGCTTCTCGATCCGCAAGCAAGTTATCAATTTGGGTGACTTGGCTGCTGTAGGTGGCCAGTGCGCTTGATTGGGTCTTGGCGTTGTTAAGCTGGTTCGAGACATACGTATTGAATTGGCGCTCGATACTGTTAACTTTAACGCCGCCGCCAACAGACCCTTGGCCAAGCTGAGCCAGCTCACGATTATACCCAGGCGTATAAACGTTACTGATATTGTTACTGGTGGTGCTGAGGGCATTCTGCGCCGCATTAAGGCCGCTTAAGCCGATTGAAAACATGCTCATGGTCAATTCCTTAGGCCGATAAGATGTCTATCGGCAGTGCGCAGAAAAACTTGAATCACGCGTTAACGGGAATCTGCGAGAAAATCGCGACCCGTTGCTATCGGCCCCATGGTATTCATGACGGCGACTAGTTTATTGGCATACTGCGGGTCCGTTGCATAGCCACCCCGCTGTAATTCACGAGCGGCTTGATGCGCATCAGCGGCCTCTACAACGCCCGCGTAGCGCGGATTATTGCCAATCAAATTGGCATAGTCGGTGAAGGCATGCTCAAACGAGTCATAGACGCGGAAAGAGTCCACGACTTGGGTTCGACGGCCATTAATATACTCATGAGTGACAATATCGGTCGTCTTGCCTTGCCAGTGGCTGCCCGCCTTAATACCAAACAAATTGTGACTATTACCGCCATGTTGCGTGGCAATTTCATGACGTCCCCAGCCTGTTTCCAGCGCTGCTTGTGCCAAAATAAGCTCAGCGGGTACCCCAGTGGCATTACTGGCTGCCTGGGCCGGAGCCGCTAACGTGGTCAAGAAGCGCTGAACGTGATCAGGCGCCTGGCTGAAGCTAGCAGGTGTTGCGGCAGAAGTGGGCGCAGCAGAGGAGGCAGCGGTAGATACTGTGCTAGCATTGCTCGCCTCAGCGGCTGGCCGTTGGCTAATCGCGTCTAGTTCAGATAAGAACCGCCCATCACCCTGTTCAGGCCCATAACCACCGCTATTCGGCTGCAGCGGTTCATCCAATACTCTGGGGGTGCCGCGAGGTATGCCTGCGATCAGCGCCTGCAGTTCTTGATCGGCACTATCCGCCTTATGATTGACCGCCCCTTGGCGCTGCAGCTGTTCAACCAGCATATCCGCCAATCCCATGCCCTTAGACGAGATCACTTGCGACCACTGCTGATCCAGCATTTGTTGATAGGTATCGGTTGTCGAACTGCTCAACAGGCCTGAAGAAGGAGTAGCATCGCGCATGCTTTTCATCATCATCTGCACAAACAGGGCTTCAAACTGCTGCGCAGCGCCGTGCACACCGGCATCAGGATCTACCCGGGCGTTGTGCTGCAAGCGCTGAAAGCCGTTCATGTCCAGCGCGAACTGGCTGGTCATATCGCCAATGCTCATTTAAATAACCTCAAGCTCTGCGCGAAGCGATCCGGAGGCCTTCAACGCTTCAAGAATCGACATTAAGTCTTGGGGCGTGGCTCCTAATGCATTAAGTGCATTGACCACTTCATTCAATTGGGCGCCTTCTACGATTTGCAGAAACGCTTCCTGCTGCTCAATTTCAATATCTGTATTAGGCACAACAACCGTTTCGCCTTCACCAAAGGGGGCTGGCTGGCTAACCCCAAACTGGGTATCAATCATAATGGATAGATTGCCGTGGGCGACGGCTGCTTGGCGCAGGGTGACAGCGCTATTCATGACGACTGAACCGGTGCGCGCATTGAGCACAACCCGCGCGGGAGCCTCCATGGGCGTCACCTGAACATTTTCTACACGTGCCATAAAGTTAACGCGTGCGTTTTCATCCATTGGGCCATCAAGCGCAA
This genomic window from Halomonas sp. TD01 contains:
- the flgK gene encoding flagellar hook-associated protein FlgK, whose amino-acid sequence is MSMFSIGLSGLNAAQNALSTTSNNISNVYTPGYNRELAQLGQGSVGGGVKVNSIERQFNTYVSNQLNNAKTQSSALATYSSQVTQIDNLLADREAGLSPLMQSFFSSLEDLASSPADSAARQGVVGSADTLSAQFRSFDGYLQDMQSNINSQIKDEVIQINNTTEQIAGLNREIALARARSGEAPNSLLNQRDHLISELNERMDIRLNIQDGKSYNLSLPNGQPLVTGTSAFKLEAIQSQADPQRTVVAYRDGEGGLTQLGESAIKGGALGGLMTFRSETLDKTQNQIGQLAVSLSVAFNEQHKQGVDLDGEQGGDFFAVRAPQTFSHENNNGTATIESAGFDIDTIDQLRATDYTVRFEGGAPTVTRNDNGATVDDVDWDAGTGALTFGGVALTISGTPDDGDRFEVQPVRRGASDMDVTINELDRIAAGKPVNPEDDPADWVATGAGDNRNALALQDLQQKAIVGGSASLSGAYGVIVSDVGNRTNITQVNLDARQGLTDQLKAVQQSESGVNLDEEAANLIRYQQYYQANARVIDTAGAIMDTILNLRN
- the fliM gene encoding flagellar motor switch protein FliM translates to MSQDDLLSQEEIDALLKGVSGDDEPAAPSSSTQEEVRVRPYDPSTQHRVIRERLHALDFINERFARYFRNGLFNLIRRSADITVESVRYQSFSDFSRNVPVPTNLNLVSMKPLRGSALVVFPPNLVFMVVDNLFGGDGRFVTKSDGREFTNTEQRIIQRLLNLAIDAYQEAWKVVYPLEVFFLRSEVQSKFANITNSPNEIVVNTKFNIEVGNLSSNFQICMPYAMIEPLRDLLANPINDSNHDHDGTWSRRMANELRQSEVELVAEFAQIPSRIAHVMGLKKGDVLPMDIPNTITARVDGVPVMECEYGSQQQQRALRVLRMIDHAAMNNLSSKDFIKGSTRQKAKEPKA
- the fliR gene encoding flagellar biosynthetic protein FliR; the protein is MVEVTFAQLQAWLVAFLWPFTRITAFMAASPLWGHSSVPNQAKVGLAAIIAIVIAPILPAMPNVPIMSWASLGIMIEQLLIGIAIGLVMHIIFAVVQAAGEFIGLQMGLAFASFFDTSSGTNIMVLSRILYMITLLMFLALNGHLMVLETLIMSFETLPIGIGALNPNAFELLARYAGTIFASGMLLALPLVGSLLIINLALGILNRSAPQLTVFNIGFPASLTVGLTLLMVLMTDIGRFLQQLFSQGLAFMQSLIETMAPLG
- the fliP gene encoding flagellar type III secretion system pore protein FliP (The bacterial flagellar biogenesis protein FliP forms a type III secretion system (T3SS)-type pore required for flagellar assembly.); translated protein: MHFAWPYGRRWWLILAAIACCLFILPAHAQQLPGLVSQPLDNGGQQWSLSLQTLLFLSSLAFLPAMLLMMTSFTRIIIVLSLLRTAMGTQATPPNQVLLGIALFLTFFIMSPVLNQVYDTAWMPLTNEAINFEEFLLRAQQPFREFMLAQTREPDLALFVRLADVGPMQGPEELPMRVLLPAFVTSELKTAFQIGFTIFIPFLIIDLVVASTLMALGMMMVPPITISLPFKLMLFVLVDGWQLIIGSLAESFYMI
- the fliL gene encoding flagellar basal body-associated protein FliL: MAEASGGSKKLLWIMIVLVLLSSAGAAAAIYLVLDQRGGNAENGETQQKVEHVPPVFTRIDPFTVNLADDRYGSRLLYTGITLRVGNEQSKAIIEEHMPQVRSRLLILLSGKQANELTSTEGKEELAQAIISRLNVPLTENQPPLDLREVLFTEFIVQ
- the fliO gene encoding flagellar biosynthetic protein FliO yields the protein MSVASSPSSSTSLDAISGSGDALIGMAALGKTAAALALVIAIILLCTAVLKRWQTARHQHGAHLKIVGNTAVGNRERIVVVEIEDTWLVVGVSNGRITKLHERPAPTDRPTSSPPEAPSRFPQRLAQAIATSRGKHDHQPPTASDSNHTP
- the flgJ gene encoding flagellar assembly peptidoglycan hydrolase FlgJ, whose translation is MSIGDMTSQFALDMNGFQRLQHNARVDPDAGVHGAAQQFEALFVQMMMKSMRDATPSSGLLSSSTTDTYQQMLDQQWSQVISSKGMGLADMLVEQLQRQGAVNHKADSADQELQALIAGIPRGTPRVLDEPLQPNSGGYGPEQGDGRFLSELDAISQRPAAEASNASTVSTAASSAAPTSAATPASFSQAPDHVQRFLTTLAAPAQAASNATGVPAELILAQAALETGWGRHEIATQHGGNSHNLFGIKAGSHWQGKTTDIVTHEYINGRRTQVVDSFRVYDSFEHAFTDYANLIGNNPRYAGVVEAADAHQAARELQRGGYATDPQYANKLVAVMNTMGPIATGRDFLADSR
- the flgL gene encoding flagellar hook-associated protein FlgL, producing MRISTVTMFEQSTASINRQQSDFLKVSQQIASGRRVVNPSDDPQAASRAVGVDQSKAMNQQFSDSRVSARNSLSQTESILNSVSDAVISSKTLLIQASSDTLSDVDRESIASELKGVYETMLGQANATDGNGRYLFGGYKDNAPPFVKSADGNVEYNGDNSSRQQRVDASRLMPVAENGATVFQGVPSGAGYIAEANTENQGNVTFSGPQLTDVNDPGYGDSYRVVFNEDATLDSGISYQVQRFSEGAWQEDAADLVASGEYVGEGQQLSFGGINVTLTGSAEPDDEILIAQAGSEQRGADLFRTMEAAIRVLEMPAQSTAEKAALRNTLNTSMRDLDNALDNVLTVRASAGARLNELDVIDAVGSNRKLNYEQTLSDLVDLDYAEAISEYSLRQVGLQAAQKAFVDIRGMSLFDYM
- the fliN gene encoding flagellar motor switch protein FliN, which codes for MTDPNKPDQKVSDDDWADAMSEQEEPSSSADAAGEEDPWAAAMAEQEAAEEADTSSSEPEPEAPVAKPASDEVFRPLSAESGHAESRDLEMIMDIPVKLTVELGRTKLTIKQLLELAQGSVIELEGLAGEPMDILINGYLIAQGEVVVVDDKYGIRITEIITPSERIHKLNR
- the fliQ gene encoding flagellar biosynthesis protein FliQ, whose protein sequence is MTPEMVMSIAYQGMRVTLFLAGPMLLAALFTGLIISLFQAATQINEMTLTFIPKILAVFAVLVLAGPWLIGLITDFTHRLFTNIPSMVM